A part of Arachis hypogaea cultivar Tifrunner chromosome 12, arahy.Tifrunner.gnm2.J5K5, whole genome shotgun sequence genomic DNA contains:
- the LOC112730709 gene encoding putative disease resistance RPP13-like protein 1, with the protein MAAKPYGGAYLSPLVEVVLDNLSSMFEDDSVLNGNHSALELLGRLQNCLYNVGPVLDDAELKQFSDKKVKEWLADLQDALYMADDLLDEISTKAAIAATKRDAGNSSSWSHLVDSYIEDTGDIEKIVRRLETVVAGKISLPLKEVAKLDMSWRFPSTCLVEPPEICGRKEDKEAILKLLLDDDDAGDGDLSVIPIVGIGGIGKTTLAQLVYHDDKVKESFDFRGWVCVSEEFNVVKVTKTIIEAIVWWRYDLTDLNLLQHDLKKSCRGKSSSLSWTMYGIKIMMI; encoded by the coding sequence ATGGCTGCAAAACCTTATGGTGGAGCTTACCTCTCTCCCTTGGTTGAGGTTGTTTTGGATAACCTGTCTTCAATGTTCGAAGATGACTCTGTCCTCAACGGAAACCACTCTGCCCTTGAGTTGCTTGGAAGGTTGCAGAATTGTCTGTATAATGTTGGACCTGTTCTTGATGATGCTGAGCTGAAGCAGTTCAGTGACAAGAAAGTGAAGGAGTGGCTTGCTGATCTCCAAGATGCTCTCTATATGGCCGATGACTTGCTCGATGAGATCTCCACTAAAGCCGCCATCGCTGCCACTAAAAGGGATGCAGGTAACTCTTCTTCCTGGTCTCATCTTGTTGATTCATATATAGAAGATACTGGTGACATAGAAAAAATAGTTCGAAGACTAGAGACTGTCGTAGCAGGCAAAATTTCACTTCCTCTGAAGGAGGTTGCAAAGTTGGACATGTCATGGAGATTTCCATCCACATGTCTTGTTGAACCACCGGAGATATGTGGCAGGAAAGAAGACAAGGAGGCCATACTGAAACTGTTgttggatgatgatgatgctggtGATGGTGATTTATCTGTCATTCCCATTGTGGGCATAGGCGGAATAGGAAAGACTACTTTGGCCCAGTTGGTTTACCACGATGACAAAGTGAAGGAGAGTTTTGATTTTCGAGGTTGGGTTTGTGTGTCGGAAGAGTTTAATGTTGTCAAGGTCACCAAGACTATAATTGAGGCAATAGTTTGGTGGCGTTATGACTTGACAGATTTGAATTTACTTCAGCATGATTTAAAGAAGAGTTGTCGAGGAAAAAGTTCTTCATTGTCTTGGACGATGTATGGGATAAAAATTATGATGATTTGA
- the LOC112728745 gene encoding putative disease resistance RPP13-like protein 1, with protein MVKRCDGLPLAAQALGGLLRGNSDIRSWNHLLKSEIWELSDDKTNVVPALRISYYFLPSYLKQCFIYCSLYPKNYEFSKDELILLWMAENFLQPVGKKTVEEVGGEYFDELIARSFFQPHNSREKIFVMHNLVHDLAMTCAGELYFRAKELRNAVEVDIKARHLSHNAKGNYPMSKLLGVCDTVKHTRTFLEINLETWIPFNIENATCILLSQLKYLRALSLKRFPLESVPDSIGELIHLRYLDISETKIVTLPESLGNLYNLQTLKLNTCGSLITLPVGMKDLVNLRHLDIYGTGLYEMPKGMSNLKSLQFLSTFVVGKHEENKIKELGALAGLHKSIFISKLDNVVNSSEALEARMCDKDGIDSMMLTWWWSRENRVDSEMQRDILDKLRPHTNVKELDMWGYRGTRFPDWVGHSSYHNITKIRLDGCRSCCMLPSFGQLPSLKHLSISHFKSLESVGAEFYFNQNGESCLETPPFPMLETLKFDSLDCWKEWRSLEFNAFPRLRELSIQCCPMLIRDLPNHLPSLQSLTIEGCGQLRCCVPKAPAMTSLSIFVYGNEVRIRELPPLLRQLSIGGIGQEPSVKAIMHMQLSCLTSLCISHCSSHILFPVSAIPPSVQELTIDNCGESFEFQMDGQHHSLQKLSIGNSCDSHTSFSLLDAFPNLVSVRISGCQKMESLVVSRSLSCLLSLYIFFCGSLKSVSTLWMAAPQLEKLSLVDCREIDLSDTGHPHRSLRYLEITYSEKLVSSAAFMHPQFHGITNLIFCFEVSDYSECVKSFPKEGWLPASLESLTIKCLSSVGTLECKGLAHLTSLQELSIDYCVKLENIEGEKLPASLIKLGIYDSPLLAERCEKKDPQIWPKISHIPAIQVDRRWI; from the exons ATGGTAAAGAGGTGTGATGGATTGCCCTTGGCAGCTCAAGCCCTTGGAGGCTTATTGCGTGGAAATTCGGATATCAGGTCTTGGAATCATTTACTAAAGAGTGAAATCTGGGAACTTTCAGATGACAAGACAAATGTTGTTCCAGCGTTAAGAATAAGTTATTATTTTCTTCCTTCATATCTGAAGCAGTGCTTTATTTATTGTTCCTTgtatcctaagaactatgaatttAGCAAGGATGAATTGATATTGTTATGGATGGCTGAGAATTTTTTGCAACCAGTGGgtaaaaagactgtggaagaagttGGTGGTGaatattttgatgaattaattgCGAGATCATTTTTCCAACCTCACAATTCCCGCGAAAAGATATTTGTGATGCATAATCTTGTGCATGATTTAGCAATGACGTGTGCTGGAGAATTGTATTTCAGAGCCAAAGAGCTTCGGAATGCAGTTGAGGTTGATATTAAAGCTCGTCATTTGTCACATAATGCCAAAGGCAATTATCCAATGTCAAAACTTTTGGGAGTTTGCGATACGGTAAAACATACAAGGACATTTCTTGAAATCAATTTGGAGACATGGATCCCATTTAACATAGAAAACGCAACTTGTATCTTGTTGTCACAGTTGAAGTACCTGAGAGCGCTGTCGTTGAAACGCTTTCCTCTTGAGTCAGTACCTGATTCAATAGGTGAGTTGATTCATTTGCGTTACTTGGATATCTCTGAGACCAAGATTGTGACATTGCCAGAGTCATTGGGTAACCTATACAATTTGCAGACCTTGAAGTTGAATACCTGTGGGAGTCTGATAACGCTACCTGTAGGCATGAAAGACCTTGTAAATTTGCGTCATCTTGATATTTATGGGACTGGGTTGTATGAGATGCCGAAAGGCATGAGCAATTTGAAAAGTTTGCAGTTTTTAAGTACTTTTGTTGTTggaaagcatgaagaaaacaagatTAAAGAATTGGGAGCACTTGCAGGTCTACACAAATCAATTTTCATTTCCAAATTGGACAATGTGGTGAACAGCAGTGAAGCTTTGGAGGCAAGAATGTGTGATAAGGATGGCATTGATTCTATGATGTTGACTTGGTGGTGGAGTAGAGAGAATAGAGTTGATTCCGAAATGCAAAGAGATATACTTGACAAGTTACGACCTCACACTAATGTGAAAGAGTTAGATATGTGGGGTTACAGGGGTACAAGATTTCCAGATTGGGTGGGACATTCTTCCTACCACAACATCACCAAAATAAGACTGGATGGTTGCAGGAGTTGCTGTATGCTTCCTTCATTTGGACAGTTGCCCTCGTTGAAGCACCTATCAATTTCACATTTTAAAAGTCTGGAAAGTGTGGGTGCTGAGTTTTACTTTAACCAGAATGGTGAATCTTGTTTGGAGACACCACCATTCCCAATGCTTGAAACTCTTAAGTTTGACTCATTGGATTGCTGGAAGGAGTGGCGTTCATTGGAGTTCAATGCGTTTCCGAGACTTAGGGAGCTTTCAATACAGTGCTGTCCCATGTTGATACGAGATTTGCCCAATCATCTACCATCTTTGCAATCACTTACTATTGAGGGTTGCGGGCAGCTGAGGTGTTGTGTTCCAAAAGCTCCTGCAATGACCTCTTTAAGCATATTTGTATACGGGAATGAAGTGAGAATTAGAGAGCTACCTCCTTTACTGCGTCAACTATCAATTGGAGGAATCGGTCAGGAGCCAAGTGTGAAGGCCATAATGCATATGCAACTGAGTTGCCTCACTTCTTTATGCATCTCACATTGTTCCTCCCACATATTGTTTCCAGTGAGTGCTATTCCCCCATCAGTACAAGAGTTGACGATCGATAATTGTGGAGAATCATTTGAATTCCAAATGGATGGGCAACATCACTCGCTGCAGAAACTATCAATAGGGAACAGCTGTGATTCACATACATCCTTCTCGTTATTGGATGCCTTTCCAAATCTCGTGAGTGTTCGTATCAGCGGTTGCCAAAAGATGGAGTCTCTTGTGGTGTCACGCTCTCTTTCTTGTCTCCTTTCTTTATATATCTTCTTTTGTGGGAGTTTGAAATCTGTGTCAACGCTATGGATGGCAGCACCTCAGCTTGAGAAACTCTCATTAGTGGATTGCCGAGAGATTGATTTGTCTGATACAGGGCATCCACACCGTAGCCTGAGATATCTTGAAATCACCTACAGCGAGAAACTAGTGAGCTCTGCAGCATTCATGCATCCGCAGTTTCATGGGATTACTAATCTTATCTTTTGTTTTGAAGTTTCTGATTACAGTGAGTGTGTGAAGAGCTTCCCAAAGGAAGGTTGGTTGCCTGCCTCCCTTGAGTCCCTCACAATTAAATGCCTTAGCAGTGTGGGGACTTTGGAATGCAAGGGACTTGCCCACCTCACCTCCCTCCAGGAACTAAGTATTGACTATTGTGTCAAGTTGGAGAATATTGAGGGAGAAAAGCTGCCTGCCTCTCTAATAAAACTCGGCATCTATGATAGCCCTTTGCTGGCCGAACGATGCGAGAAGAAGGATCCACAGATTTGGCCCAAAATCTCCCACATTCCCGCCATTCAAGTTGATCGCAGATGGATTTG A